One part of the Candidatus Atribacteria bacterium ADurb.Bin276 genome encodes these proteins:
- the amyM gene encoding Maltogenic alpha-amylase precursor translates to MFLVGCTKTPAPTSVTFSISNISPNCGVAGETIIITGTSFGDTQGSSMVTFNGVPATVNSWSNTQIEVLVPSGAITGDVVVRVNGINSNGIRFIIPCYGPMQGMIVDQIK, encoded by the coding sequence TTGTTTCTGGTAGGTTGCACCAAAACTCCAGCTCCTACTTCAGTAACTTTTTCTATTTCCAATATAAGTCCCAATTGCGGTGTAGCGGGAGAAACGATCATTATTACCGGAACCAGTTTTGGAGATACTCAAGGGTCAAGTATGGTTACTTTTAACGGAGTTCCGGCAACGGTAAATTCTTGGTCCAATACCCAAATTGAAGTGCTGGTTCCGAGTGGAGCCATTACTGGGGATGTGGTGGTAAGAGTAAACGGGATTAACAGCAATGGGATTCGGTTTATTATACCCTGTTATGGACCAATGCAAGGGATGATAGTTGATCAGATTAAATGA